In Betaproteobacteria bacterium, the following proteins share a genomic window:
- a CDS encoding glycosyl transferase family 2 has protein sequence MFAALAACVIWSCLLFARGGFWRARERDDAPAAAPAASEEWPAVVAIVPARDEAPLVAETLGSLLR, from the coding sequence TTGTTCGCGGCCTTGGCGGCCTGCGTCATCTGGTCGTGCCTGCTCTTCGCCCGCGGCGGCTTCTGGCGTGCGCGCGAGCGCGACGACGCTCCCGCGGCGGCGCCGGCCGCGTCCGAGGAGTGGCCGGCGGTGGTTGCCATCGTGCCGGCCCGCGACGAGGCTCCCCTCGTCGCCGAGACTCTGGGCTCGCTGCTGCGGCA